From a single Brassica oleracea var. oleracea cultivar TO1000 chromosome C5, BOL, whole genome shotgun sequence genomic region:
- the LOC106294089 gene encoding uncharacterized protein LOC106294089, translating into MPPPAMLAFDDGLDNEWKGFTVFPGENLSPNPKPNFNFLAKKAIMDSEKSTGPMLSHSSATDDSFRIVLPPAMPPPRDSAVPLPMLPEPIRIQKKLGRQESFHFMRKSRYSEKILYKEEDFKCNVFCLALPGFGKHKPVRSSSKRQDSMEKKMMKTSSFTYSTVSIRASLEKFECSSWASTTALTQDHGRMYFEFPVEMMKCNSRGNGGRDVQEPVTSGFLFDRETETMALRSVLKTRSSRSSGRDHQRSAETSPLRRVRFSDSSSASVSCPTSPRSCITPRLRKARDDFNTFLSAQNA; encoded by the coding sequence ATGCCTCCTCCAGCAATGCTAGCTTTTGATGATGGTTTAGACAACGAATGGAAGGGTTTCACGGTTTTCCCTGGAGAAAACCTTAGCCCTAACCCTAAACCTAATTTCAACTTCTTGGCGAAGAAGGCAATTATGGACAGCGAGAAATCAACCGGTCCTATGCTCTCCCATTCTTCGGCAACAGACGACAGCTTCAGAATCGTGTTGCCGCCGGCGATGCCTCCACCCAGAGACTCAGCCGTTCCGCTTCCTATGCTCCCTGAGCCAATAAGAATCCAAAAGAAACTTGGCCGCCAAGAATCATTCCATTTCATGAGGAAATCTCGCTACTCGGAGAAAATCCTCTACAAGGAAGAAGATTTCAAATGCAACGTCTTCTGCTTGGCCCTACCTGGATTCGGTAAACACAAGCCGGTTAGATCTTCTTCCAAACGCCAAGATTCTATGGAGAAGAAGATGATGAAAACGTCTTCCTTCACCTACTCCACTGTTTCGATACGCGCCTCGCTGGAGAAGTTCGAATGCAGTTCTTGGGCATCAACCACGGCCCTAACCCAAGATCACGGTCGTATGTATTTCGAATTCCCCGTGGAGATGATGAAGTGCAACAGCCGTGGAAACGGAGGGAGAGATGTGCAAGAACCGGTGACTTCTGGTTTCTTGTTCGATAGAGAGACAGAGACTATGGCTCTTAGAAGTGTTTTGAAGACGAGGAGTTCACGGTCGTCGGGAAGAGATCACCAAAGATCAGCTGAGACTTCGCCACTACGCCGTGTGAGATTTTCAGATTCTTCTTCGGCGTCGGTCTCGTGCCCTACTTCGCCGCGATCTTGTATCACCCCTCGATTGCGTAAGGCTAGGGATGATTTTAATACCTTCTTGTCTGCTCAAAACGCTTGA